The Hypanus sabinus isolate sHypSab1 chromosome X1, sHypSab1.hap1, whole genome shotgun sequence genome window below encodes:
- the LOC132384475 gene encoding interleukin-23 subunit alpha-like, whose amino-acid sequence MEGCFGILALVWLLGVADVAASESDQRPSWITCRTLSRNLTSKIFNYTHRPEGCFENLQLNGSENIPRIEVSDNCDPGTLKILPETCLKKIKEGLLYYHNQFNQLVKVSVSKHGSDVWTFADNLSKMILDLLKTIKNSDNSTDATDNKVTNNDVTDVHQINDWILNCTMFVTLRRFQSFSSLVARVFGHPTGNPSNHFNTGDF is encoded by the exons ATGGAGGGATGCTTCGGGATACTGGCGTTGGTCTGGCTACTCGGTGTGGCCGACGTCGCGGCATCAGAATCGGATCAGCGGCCCAGCTGGATAACCTGTCGAACTCTTTCCAGGAATCTCACTTCAAAGATTTTTAACTACACACATAGACCG GAGGGTTGCTTCGAAAATCTTCAGTTGAATGGCAGTGAAAATATTCCACGCAtagaagtcagtgacaactgtgaccCCGGCACGCTCAAGATCTTACCGGAG ACATGCCTGAAGAAGATTAAAGAAGGCTTGTTATACTATCACAATCAGTTTAACCAACTGGTAAAAGTGAGCGTGTCAAAACACGGCAGCGATGTTTGGACATTTGcagataatctttcaaaaatgatCTTGGATCTTCTCAAGACAATCAAG AACTCAGATAACAGCACTGATGCCACAGACAACAAGGTCACCAACAACGATGTCACAGATGTGCACCAGATCAACGATTGGATATTGAATTGCACAATGTTTGTTACTTTGCGGAGATTTcagtcattttcatctttggtaGCCCGTGTCTTTGGACATCCTACAGGAAACCCTTCGAATCATTTTAATACAGGTGACTTTTGA